The proteins below come from a single Caulobacter flavus genomic window:
- the rpsR gene encoding 30S ribosomal protein S18, translated as MTDTTAPETGAAAPAAAAGGARRPFFRRRKVCPFSGANAPKIDYKDVKLLQRYVSERGKIVPSRITAVSAKKQRELAKAIKRARFLALLPYVVK; from the coding sequence ATGACCGATACGACTGCTCCCGAAACCGGCGCCGCGGCTCCGGCCGCCGCCGCTGGCGGCGCTCGCCGCCCGTTCTTCCGTCGCCGCAAGGTTTGCCCGTTCTCGGGCGCCAACGCTCCGAAGATCGACTACAAGGACGTGAAGCTCCTGCAGCGTTACGTTTCCGAGCGCGGCAAGATCGTTCCGTCGCGCATCACCGCGGTGTCGGCCAAGAAGCAACGCGAACTGGCCAAGGCCATCAAGCGCGCCCGTTTCCTGGCTCTGCTCCCCTACGTCGTGAAGTAA
- a CDS encoding replicative DNA helicase yields MPMSLVPALDLRPPAQDAPAIAVAPHNLEAEQALLGVLLYDNSAYERLTDSLQGRHFYEPFHQRLFQSIETHIRKGQLAEPILLADEFKRDPAFEELGGIRYLADLVDRAPPAANVGDYARAVFDLALRRDLIRIGGEIASAAHGHGDEKRPARDQIEAAEQQLYTLAESGTASSGFVSFGDALRGAVEMTAEAFQRDGGMSGLASDLIDLDQKIGGLHPSDLIVLAGRPSMGKTALATNIAFNVAKKYAWEPQPDGSRKTVNGGVVAFYSLEMSAEQLALRMLADASGVSGDKLRKGEIDASEFGRVRDAAMELQEAPLYIDATGGISIAKLTARARRLKRQVGLDLIVVDYLQLVTGSDLGSNASRVQEVSQITMGLKALAKELACPVIALSQLSRQVESRDDKRPQLSDLRESGSIEQDADMVWFVFRESYYVGRAEPREGTPEHLTWQEEMDKLQGLAEVIIAKQRHGPIGTVRLSFNSDTTRFGNLSRDHYFHQMRSGDDE; encoded by the coding sequence ATGCCGATGTCGCTCGTACCTGCTCTCGATCTGCGCCCGCCGGCGCAGGACGCCCCCGCTATCGCCGTCGCGCCGCACAACCTGGAAGCCGAACAGGCGCTGCTGGGCGTGCTGCTGTACGACAACTCGGCCTACGAGCGGCTGACAGACAGCCTGCAGGGCCGCCACTTCTACGAGCCCTTCCACCAGCGGCTGTTCCAGTCGATCGAGACTCACATCCGCAAGGGCCAGCTGGCCGAGCCGATCCTGCTGGCCGACGAATTCAAGCGCGATCCCGCGTTCGAGGAGCTGGGCGGCATCCGCTACCTGGCCGACCTCGTCGACCGCGCGCCGCCGGCGGCCAATGTCGGCGACTACGCCCGCGCCGTGTTCGACCTGGCCCTGCGCCGCGACCTGATCCGCATCGGCGGCGAGATCGCCTCGGCCGCTCACGGCCACGGCGACGAGAAGCGCCCCGCCCGCGACCAGATCGAGGCGGCCGAACAGCAGCTCTACACCCTGGCCGAAAGCGGCACGGCCAGCTCCGGCTTCGTCAGCTTCGGCGACGCCCTGCGCGGCGCGGTCGAGATGACGGCCGAGGCCTTCCAGCGCGACGGCGGCATGTCGGGCCTGGCCTCGGACCTGATCGACCTCGACCAGAAGATCGGCGGCCTTCACCCCTCCGACTTGATCGTGCTGGCGGGGCGTCCGTCGATGGGCAAGACGGCGCTGGCGACCAACATCGCCTTCAACGTCGCCAAGAAGTATGCCTGGGAGCCCCAGCCCGACGGCAGCCGCAAGACCGTCAACGGCGGCGTGGTGGCCTTCTACTCCCTGGAAATGAGCGCCGAACAGCTGGCCCTGCGTATGCTGGCCGACGCGTCGGGCGTGTCGGGTGACAAGCTCCGCAAGGGCGAGATCGACGCCAGCGAGTTCGGACGCGTGCGCGACGCGGCCATGGAGCTGCAGGAAGCGCCGCTCTATATCGACGCCACCGGCGGTATCTCGATCGCCAAGCTGACCGCCCGGGCCCGTCGCCTGAAGCGTCAGGTGGGCCTGGACCTCATCGTCGTCGACTACCTGCAGCTGGTCACCGGCTCGGACCTGGGTTCGAACGCCAGCCGCGTGCAGGAAGTCTCGCAGATCACCATGGGCCTCAAGGCCCTGGCCAAGGAACTGGCCTGTCCGGTCATCGCCCTGTCGCAGCTGTCGCGTCAGGTCGAAAGCCGCGACGACAAGCGCCCGCAGCTGTCGGACCTTCGTGAATCCGGCTCGATCGAGCAGGACGCCGACATGGTCTGGTTCGTGTTCCGCGAAAGCTACTATGTCGGCCGCGCCGAGCCGCGCGAAGGCACGCCCGAGCACCTGACCTGGCAAGAGGAAATGGACAAGCTACAAGGCCTGGCCGAGGTGATCATCGCCAAGCAGCGTCACGGTCCCATCGGCACGGTGCGCCTGTCGTTCAACAGCGACACGACCCGCTTCGGCAACCTGTCGCGCGACCACTATTTCCACCAGATGCGCAGCGGCGACGACGAATAG
- a CDS encoding TonB-dependent receptor plug domain-containing protein codes for MRTQLLLLAAASASALSVSVAQAQTADDQTAVEEVVVTGTRTAGRSRLDTVSPVDVVDSKALTRQGSTELAQALSTLAPSLNFPRPSAVDGTDSVRPATLRGLAPDQTLVLLNGKRGHAAALVNVNGSVGRGSAAFDLNTIPTAALDRVEILREGAAAQYGSDAIAGVVNLRLREARSGGGATASYGLYNTEVKTARDTDGRKAKDGVTYTASVWQGFGIGEDGYLTVTADWSKRNPTNRSDVSSAFSPGVVTGRYGDAEIESKSLFANGGVPIGETWKAYGWLGYQHRDGESAAFPRLSNNAANILSIYPNGFLPKIVTDIDDYNAAFGAKGEAGAYTIDASFTYGQNDIDYGVKDSLNASYGPTSPTSFKAGSMRYRQAVASLDVTRPVTIAAFAQPSTLAFGAEYRKESYDIVAGEQASWANGGYNGLAAGAQGFPGFRPSNAVDVSRDNYSFYVDLDSQVTDKLDVDVAARFEDYSDFGTKTTGKIAARYDIADGFAVRGAVSTGFRAPALQQQYFTATSTNIISGTATEVGTFPATSPVSAVLGAKALEPEESKNYSLGLVYHRGPFEVTVDAYQIDIDNRIVLSENIQGSATGTATQQAIYTLLQPYGVTTARFFINGVDTTTKGVDVVVRYRLDAAEAGRFDLTLAGNYNETEVTRLPTTNTLSSLPVPPALFARVNVLTFERGTPRTKFVASGDWSKGPWGATLKLTGYGTVLQPNATASLDYWTGRKAVIDLEARRTFADKLTWAVGANNLFDEYPNRTPAAVNSTSGVVGFPNYSPFGFNGRFLYTRLSYNW; via the coding sequence ATGCGTACTCAACTGCTGCTGCTCGCCGCCGCCTCGGCTTCGGCGCTGAGCGTCTCCGTCGCCCAAGCCCAGACCGCCGATGACCAGACCGCCGTCGAGGAAGTCGTCGTCACCGGCACCCGCACCGCCGGGCGCTCGCGCCTCGACACCGTCTCGCCGGTCGACGTCGTCGACAGCAAGGCCCTGACCCGCCAGGGCTCGACCGAACTGGCCCAGGCGCTGTCGACCCTGGCGCCGTCGCTGAACTTCCCGCGCCCGTCGGCCGTGGACGGCACCGACTCGGTGCGCCCCGCCACGCTGCGCGGCCTGGCGCCCGACCAGACCCTGGTGCTGCTGAACGGCAAGCGCGGCCACGCCGCGGCACTGGTCAACGTCAACGGCTCGGTCGGCCGCGGCTCGGCCGCCTTCGACCTCAACACCATCCCGACCGCCGCCCTCGACCGCGTCGAGATCCTGCGCGAAGGCGCCGCGGCCCAGTACGGCTCGGACGCCATCGCCGGCGTCGTCAACCTGCGCCTGCGCGAAGCCCGCAGCGGCGGCGGCGCCACGGCCAGCTACGGCCTCTACAACACCGAGGTGAAGACCGCGCGCGACACCGACGGCCGCAAGGCCAAGGACGGCGTCACCTACACCGCCTCGGTCTGGCAGGGCTTCGGCATCGGCGAGGACGGCTACCTGACGGTCACCGCCGACTGGTCCAAGCGCAACCCGACCAACCGCAGCGACGTCTCGTCGGCCTTCAGCCCGGGCGTCGTCACCGGCCGCTACGGCGACGCCGAGATCGAGAGCAAGTCGCTGTTCGCCAACGGCGGCGTTCCGATCGGCGAGACCTGGAAGGCCTATGGCTGGCTGGGCTACCAGCACCGCGACGGCGAGAGCGCGGCCTTCCCACGCCTGTCCAACAACGCCGCCAACATCCTGTCGATCTATCCGAACGGCTTCCTGCCCAAGATCGTCACCGACATCGACGACTACAACGCCGCCTTCGGCGCCAAGGGCGAGGCCGGCGCCTACACGATCGACGCCAGCTTCACCTACGGCCAGAACGACATCGACTACGGCGTCAAGGACAGCCTGAACGCCTCGTACGGCCCGACCTCGCCGACCTCGTTCAAGGCCGGCTCGATGCGCTACCGCCAGGCGGTGGCCTCGCTGGACGTCACCCGCCCGGTGACCATCGCCGCCTTCGCCCAGCCCTCGACGCTGGCCTTCGGCGCGGAGTACCGCAAGGAAAGCTACGACATCGTCGCGGGCGAACAGGCCTCGTGGGCCAACGGCGGCTACAACGGCCTGGCGGCCGGCGCCCAGGGCTTCCCAGGCTTCCGTCCCAGCAACGCCGTCGACGTCAGCCGCGACAACTACAGCTTCTACGTCGACCTCGACAGCCAGGTGACCGACAAGCTGGACGTCGACGTGGCCGCGCGCTTCGAGGACTATTCGGACTTCGGCACCAAGACGACCGGCAAGATCGCCGCCCGCTACGACATCGCCGACGGTTTCGCCGTGCGCGGCGCGGTGTCGACCGGCTTCCGGGCCCCGGCCCTGCAGCAACAGTACTTCACGGCCACCTCGACCAACATCATCAGCGGCACGGCCACCGAGGTCGGCACCTTCCCGGCCACCAGCCCGGTCTCCGCCGTGCTGGGCGCCAAGGCGCTGGAGCCCGAGGAAAGCAAGAACTACTCGCTGGGCCTGGTCTATCACCGCGGCCCGTTCGAGGTGACGGTCGACGCCTACCAGATCGACATCGACAACCGCATCGTGCTCTCGGAGAACATCCAGGGCAGCGCGACCGGCACGGCGACCCAGCAGGCGATCTACACCCTGTTGCAGCCCTATGGCGTGACCACGGCGCGGTTCTTCATCAACGGTGTCGACACCACCACCAAGGGCGTGGACGTGGTGGTGCGCTACCGCCTCGACGCGGCCGAGGCCGGGCGCTTCGACCTGACCCTGGCGGGCAACTACAACGAGACCGAGGTCACCCGCCTGCCGACGACCAACACCCTGTCGTCGCTGCCGGTCCCGCCGGCCCTGTTCGCCCGCGTCAACGTCCTGACCTTCGAACGCGGCACCCCGCGCACGAAGTTCGTGGCCAGCGGCGACTGGAGCAAGGGGCCGTGGGGCGCGACGCTGAAGCTGACAGGCTACGGCACCGTGCTGCAGCCCAACGCCACCGCCTCGCTCGACTACTGGACCGGCCGCAAGGCGGTGATCGACCTGGAGGCGCGCCGCACCTTCGCCGACAAGCTGACCTGGGCGGTCGGGGCCAACAACCTGTTCGACGAGTATCCCAACCGCACGCCGGCGGCCGTCAACAGCACCAGCGGCGTGGTCGGTTTCCCGAACTACTCGCCGTTCGGCTTCAACGGCCGGTTCCTCTACACCCGGCTCAGCTACAACTGGTAA
- the rplI gene encoding 50S ribosomal protein L9, whose translation MKVILLERVEGKGVLGDVVTVKDGFARNFLLPRNKALRANSNNLKAFEAQRAEIEARNLRNREAAGKSGESLDGTQYVLIRQAGESGQLYGSVAGRDVADAIKAEGGKVDRSMIVLDKPIKTLGVHEVKVKLHAEVTVTVTLNIARSADEAERQARGENVIASQFEEERLADAEAAQDLLEGGAGAQEGDYEA comes from the coding sequence ATGAAAGTGATCCTGCTCGAACGAGTCGAAGGCAAGGGCGTCCTGGGCGACGTGGTGACGGTGAAGGACGGCTTCGCCCGTAACTTCCTGCTGCCGCGCAACAAGGCTCTCCGCGCCAACTCGAACAACCTGAAGGCCTTCGAGGCGCAACGCGCCGAGATCGAAGCCCGCAACCTGCGCAACCGCGAAGCCGCCGGCAAGTCCGGTGAGTCGCTGGACGGCACGCAGTACGTCCTGATCCGTCAGGCTGGCGAAAGCGGCCAGCTGTACGGTTCGGTCGCGGGCCGCGACGTCGCCGACGCCATCAAGGCCGAAGGCGGCAAGGTCGACCGCTCGATGATCGTGCTGGACAAGCCGATCAAGACGCTCGGCGTCCACGAAGTGAAGGTGAAGCTGCACGCTGAAGTGACCGTCACGGTCACCCTCAACATCGCGCGCAGCGCCGACGAAGCCGAGCGCCAAGCGCGCGGCGAAAACGTCATCGCCTCGCAGTTCGAGGAAGAGCGTCTGGCCGACGCCGAAGCCGCCCAGGACCTCCTGGAAGGCGGCGCCGGCGCCCAAGAAGGCGACTACGAAGCCTGA
- a CDS encoding CvpA family protein, giving the protein MTPFDIIAGLILLVSGAVGFFRGASRELTSALSFILAAVVALLGLRLTGPLFREFMDPDWAATAAAILVTFVIAFVALRLIGGQLTRTLHADGTLGLLDRLIGLGFGLLRALVVLGVFNLVFHMATPRDRVPAWVSESMFYPLSNASARVLKVFAPKGAGLAGKLAPAIEDAVRDGASDKPSDAERGEEGYDKDQRRKLDDLVEKSQ; this is encoded by the coding sequence GTGACGCCGTTCGACATCATCGCCGGACTGATCCTGCTGGTTTCCGGCGCCGTCGGTTTCTTCCGCGGCGCCTCGCGGGAACTGACCTCGGCGCTGTCGTTCATCCTGGCCGCCGTCGTCGCCCTGCTGGGCCTGCGCCTGACCGGCCCCCTCTTCCGTGAATTCATGGACCCGGACTGGGCGGCGACGGCCGCCGCCATCCTGGTCACCTTCGTCATCGCCTTCGTCGCCCTGCGCCTGATCGGCGGCCAGTTGACCAGGACCCTGCACGCCGACGGCACGCTGGGCCTGCTCGACCGCCTGATCGGACTGGGCTTTGGCCTGCTGCGCGCGCTGGTCGTGCTGGGCGTCTTCAACCTCGTCTTCCACATGGCCACGCCGCGCGACCGCGTGCCGGCCTGGGTGTCGGAGTCGATGTTCTATCCGCTGTCCAACGCCAGCGCCCGGGTGCTGAAGGTGTTCGCGCCCAAGGGCGCGGGCTTGGCCGGCAAGCTCGCGCCCGCCATCGAGGACGCCGTCCGCGACGGGGCCAGCGACAAACCGTCCGACGCCGAGCGCGGCGAAGAAGGCTATGATAAGGACCAGCGTCGGAAGCTCGACGACCTGGTGGAGAAATCGCAATGA
- a CDS encoding MarC family protein: MEFSPLPVSTFVGAFLLAFPALFSIVNPVGAALIFHQMLADHPAETRKRLAPTIALYAFFILLGSLLLGGYVLNFFGVSLGALRVAGGLVVAIRAWALLMAPEEHEERKADQASSPAKARAEDMAFFPLTMPFTTGPGAISVAIALSSQRPVEGHSVIPFFMGASLAVAVIALMVWVFYRASDRVLSLLGVNGARVMSRLMAFLLMCIGVQIVASGVEALVTQFLATR, from the coding sequence ATGGAGTTCAGCCCCCTGCCCGTCTCGACCTTCGTCGGGGCGTTTCTGCTGGCTTTCCCGGCCCTGTTCTCGATCGTCAATCCGGTCGGGGCGGCGCTGATCTTCCACCAGATGCTGGCCGACCACCCGGCCGAGACGCGCAAGCGCCTGGCGCCGACCATCGCGCTCTACGCCTTCTTCATCCTGCTGGGCTCGCTGCTGCTGGGCGGCTACGTGCTGAACTTCTTCGGGGTCAGCCTGGGCGCCCTGCGGGTGGCTGGCGGCCTGGTGGTGGCGATCCGCGCCTGGGCGCTCTTGATGGCCCCCGAGGAGCACGAGGAGCGCAAGGCCGACCAGGCCAGCTCTCCGGCCAAGGCGCGGGCCGAGGACATGGCCTTCTTCCCGCTGACCATGCCGTTCACCACCGGCCCGGGCGCGATCTCGGTGGCCATCGCCCTGTCGTCCCAGCGGCCGGTCGAGGGCCACTCGGTGATCCCGTTCTTCATGGGCGCGAGCCTGGCCGTCGCGGTGATCGCCCTGATGGTCTGGGTGTTCTACCGCGCTTCCGACCGGGTGCTGTCGCTGCTGGGCGTCAACGGCGCGCGGGTGATGTCGCGGCTGATGGCGTTCCTGCTGATGTGCATCGGCGTGCAGATCGTCGCCAGCGGCGTCGAAGCCCTGGTGACGCAGTTCCTGGCGACGCGGTGA
- a CDS encoding Yip1 family protein has translation MSVVEPGAVSSDLVGRVKRILLTPSPEWERIDTEPATVKGLYVGYVCILAAIPAVAGLVGSLVFGHGIPGLATIRPSPVGAIIGAVVGYGLSLLSVFLLSLIIDALAPSFDGQKNSLQAFKVAAYSGTAGWVAGIFSLFPPLAIIGGLLGLYGLYLLYTGLPRVMKAPKEKAIGYTAVTVICAIVLYVVVGMITGAVVGAAAIGGGLAASKVVGADTGSVTLGGQTYDVGQMDAAAKKMEAAAASIEAGKDVPVTSPDVLKGLLPAATSGFNRTSLEASSGGAGGMGMSVARGDYERDGKRFTLAVTDLGALGGMTAMASAMNAQSTSETDTGYEKTSTAGGQLTTEKWDRETKSGGYTVVVGNRFSIEANGDADSIDDLKRAVASVDAGKLKSLAR, from the coding sequence ATGTCCGTGGTCGAACCCGGAGCCGTTTCTTCCGATCTCGTGGGCCGCGTGAAGCGGATCCTGCTGACGCCGTCGCCCGAGTGGGAGCGGATCGACACCGAGCCGGCCACCGTCAAGGGCCTCTACGTCGGCTATGTCTGCATCCTGGCGGCGATCCCGGCCGTGGCCGGCCTGGTGGGCAGCCTTGTGTTCGGCCATGGCATCCCGGGCCTGGCGACGATCCGGCCCTCGCCCGTCGGAGCGATCATCGGCGCCGTGGTGGGCTATGGCCTGTCGCTGTTGTCGGTGTTCCTGCTCAGCCTGATCATCGACGCCCTGGCCCCGTCGTTCGACGGCCAGAAGAACAGCCTGCAGGCCTTCAAGGTGGCGGCCTATTCCGGCACCGCCGGCTGGGTGGCGGGGATCTTCAGCCTGTTCCCGCCGCTGGCGATCATCGGCGGCCTGCTGGGCCTTTACGGCCTGTACCTGCTCTATACGGGCCTGCCGCGGGTGATGAAGGCGCCCAAGGAGAAGGCGATCGGCTACACGGCCGTCACCGTCATCTGCGCCATCGTGCTCTATGTCGTCGTCGGCATGATCACCGGCGCCGTCGTCGGCGCCGCCGCGATCGGCGGCGGCCTGGCGGCCTCCAAGGTCGTCGGCGCCGACACCGGTTCGGTCACCCTCGGCGGCCAGACCTACGACGTCGGCCAGATGGACGCCGCCGCCAAGAAGATGGAGGCGGCCGCCGCCTCGATCGAGGCCGGCAAGGACGTTCCCGTGACCTCGCCTGACGTGCTCAAGGGCCTGCTGCCGGCTGCCACGTCCGGCTTCAACCGTACCTCGCTGGAGGCCAGCTCCGGCGGCGCCGGCGGCATGGGCATGTCGGTGGCGCGCGGCGACTACGAACGGGACGGCAAGCGCTTCACCCTGGCCGTCACCGACCTGGGCGCGCTGGGCGGCATGACGGCCATGGCCTCGGCGATGAACGCCCAGAGCACTTCGGAGACCGATACCGGCTACGAGAAGACCAGCACGGCCGGCGGCCAGCTGACCACCGAGAAGTGGGATCGCGAGACCAAGTCCGGCGGCTACACCGTCGTGGTCGGCAACCGCTTCTCGATCGAGGCCAATGGCGACGCCGACAGCATCGACGACCTCAAGCGCGCCGTCGCCTCGGTCGACGCGGGCAAGCTGAAGAGCCTGGCGCGCTAA
- the alr gene encoding alanine racemase translates to MTDARLTLDLDALAANYALLKAEAGGAELAPAVKADGYGLGAGIVARRLWDEGARGFYVARLAEGVALRKALGDREAKIHVLDGATPGSGPTLVQAGLIPVLNSLPQVEAWNSQAGKGTLEAAIHVDTGMNRLGLRHEEAAVLTASMDRLKHLNVSLVISHLACAGEPEHPLNARQLTRFRDAADLFPNARRSLANSAGVFLGGDYHFDQCRPGIALYGGGPRDVHDARIKAVATLEAPILQVRVVPRGESIGYGAAFTATQTTRVAVLACGYADGVLRGSSPAGHVWFDGARRRLLGRVSMDLIAIDVTDCDAARPGAMVELIGPNLPVDEAAAAAATTSYELLVRLAGRARRVVLGEA, encoded by the coding sequence GTGACCGACGCCCGCCTGACCCTCGACCTCGACGCCCTCGCGGCCAACTACGCCCTGCTTAAGGCGGAGGCCGGCGGCGCCGAGCTGGCGCCGGCGGTCAAGGCCGACGGCTACGGCCTGGGCGCGGGTATCGTCGCCCGCCGTCTGTGGGACGAGGGCGCGCGCGGTTTCTATGTGGCGCGGCTCGCCGAAGGCGTGGCCCTGCGCAAGGCGCTGGGCGATCGCGAGGCGAAGATCCACGTGCTGGACGGGGCGACGCCGGGCTCGGGGCCGACCCTGGTCCAGGCCGGGCTGATCCCGGTGCTCAACAGCCTGCCCCAGGTCGAGGCCTGGAACAGCCAGGCCGGCAAGGGAACGCTGGAAGCGGCGATCCATGTCGACACCGGCATGAACCGCCTGGGCCTGCGCCACGAGGAAGCCGCCGTGCTGACCGCCTCGATGGACCGGCTCAAGCATTTGAACGTCTCGCTGGTGATCAGCCACCTGGCCTGCGCCGGCGAGCCGGAGCATCCGCTGAACGCCCGCCAGCTGACCCGCTTCCGCGACGCGGCCGACCTTTTCCCGAACGCCCGCAGGAGCCTGGCCAATTCGGCCGGCGTGTTCCTGGGCGGCGACTATCATTTCGACCAGTGCCGGCCGGGCATCGCCCTCTACGGCGGCGGCCCGCGCGACGTGCACGACGCCCGGATCAAGGCCGTTGCGACGCTGGAAGCGCCGATCCTGCAGGTGCGGGTCGTGCCGCGCGGCGAGTCGATCGGCTATGGCGCGGCCTTCACCGCGACCCAGACAACCCGCGTGGCGGTGCTGGCCTGCGGCTATGCCGACGGCGTGCTGCGCGGCTCCAGTCCTGCCGGCCACGTATGGTTCGACGGCGCGCGCCGCCGTCTTCTGGGCCGGGTGTCGATGGACCTGATCGCCATCGACGTCACCGACTGCGACGCCGCCCGCCCGGGCGCGATGGTCGAACTGATCGGCCCGAACCTGCCGGTCGACGAGGCCGCGGCCGCCGCGGCGACCACCAGCTACGAACTGCTCGTGCGCCTGGCCGGTCGCGCCCGCCGGGTGGTGCTGGGCGAGGCCTGA
- the radA gene encoding DNA repair protein RadA yields MARDGAVYACQSCGAVQTKWAGQCPACQSWNTLVEEVGVRPPGAMSTTKATRSRGLQFTGLESDTPAPPRILTGVDEFDRVCGGGVVPGSAILIGGDPGVGKSTLLLQVCANASSRGVACAYISGEEAVEQIRGRADRMGLAGAPVKLAAESSLRDILDGLKRDRFDLVVIDSIQTMWSDAHEAGPGTVTQVRACATELVRLAKQKGVAILLVGHVTKDGQIAGPRVVEHLVDAVLSFEGERGYPFRILRGAKNRFGATDEIGVFEMGDVGLREVKNPSALFLNEGGERAAGAAVFAGIEGSRPVLVEFQALVAPSAYGTPRRAVVGWDSGRLAMVLAVLESRCGLGFGDKDVYLNVAGGLRITEPAADLAAAAALASSAMDVALPQDCVVFGEVSLSGEIRPVSRMESRLKEAAKLGFGRALGPLSGLPEGGGALPVAGAARLADAVRRIENDIWSSHA; encoded by the coding sequence ATGGCCCGCGACGGCGCCGTCTACGCCTGCCAGTCCTGCGGGGCGGTTCAGACCAAGTGGGCCGGGCAATGCCCCGCCTGCCAGAGCTGGAACACGCTCGTCGAAGAGGTCGGCGTGCGCCCGCCCGGCGCGATGTCGACGACCAAGGCCACGCGGTCTCGCGGCCTGCAGTTCACCGGCCTGGAGAGCGACACCCCCGCCCCGCCCCGCATCCTGACCGGCGTCGACGAGTTCGACCGGGTCTGCGGCGGCGGCGTGGTGCCCGGCTCGGCGATCCTGATCGGCGGCGACCCGGGCGTGGGCAAGTCGACCCTGCTGCTGCAGGTCTGCGCCAACGCCTCGAGCCGGGGCGTGGCCTGCGCCTACATCTCGGGCGAAGAGGCCGTCGAGCAGATCCGCGGCCGGGCCGACCGCATGGGGCTGGCCGGCGCGCCGGTGAAGCTGGCCGCCGAGAGCAGCCTGCGCGACATCCTCGACGGACTGAAGCGCGACAGGTTCGACCTGGTCGTCATCGACTCGATCCAGACCATGTGGAGCGACGCCCACGAGGCCGGTCCCGGCACGGTCACCCAGGTCCGCGCCTGCGCCACCGAATTGGTGCGGCTGGCCAAGCAGAAGGGCGTGGCGATCCTGCTGGTCGGTCACGTCACCAAGGACGGCCAGATCGCCGGCCCGCGCGTGGTCGAACACCTGGTGGACGCCGTGCTGAGCTTCGAGGGCGAGCGCGGCTATCCGTTCCGCATTCTGCGCGGCGCCAAGAACCGCTTCGGGGCCACCGACGAGATCGGCGTGTTCGAGATGGGCGACGTGGGCCTGCGCGAGGTGAAGAACCCCTCGGCCCTGTTCCTCAACGAAGGCGGCGAGCGCGCGGCGGGGGCGGCGGTGTTCGCCGGCATCGAGGGATCGCGGCCCGTTCTGGTCGAGTTCCAGGCCCTGGTCGCGCCTTCCGCGTACGGAACGCCCAGACGCGCCGTGGTCGGATGGGATTCCGGACGCCTGGCCATGGTGCTGGCCGTGCTGGAATCGCGCTGCGGCCTTGGTTTTGGCGACAAGGACGTCTATCTGAACGTCGCCGGCGGGCTGAGGATCACCGAACCCGCCGCCGACCTCGCGGCGGCGGCCGCTCTGGCCTCCTCGGCCATGGACGTCGCCCTGCCGCAGGACTGCGTGGTGTTCGGCGAGGTCAGCCTCTCCGGCGAGATCCGGCCCGTGAGCCGAATGGAGTCGCGTTTGAAGGAAGCCGCCAAGCTCGGGTTCGGCCGCGCGCTGGGACCGCTGTCGGGCCTGCCCGAAGGCGGCGGCGCCCTGCCGGTGGCCGGCGCGGCGCGACTGGCCGACGCGGTCCGCCGAATCGAGAACGACATCTGGAGCTCGCACGCGTGA